TGGCCATATCCGCGGTTTAGAACCCGGTGCGCGTAAGAAAGGCCTAGTATGTGACCTTGCAGTCAGTCAATACGAGCCAGATTTATATCGAAAACGCAAGAAACCTTCAGTGGATTTGTTAATCAGTGATAGGGCTGAAAAGTCGATTTCTGATCAAGGCTTCATCCCTTTATCTCCAGTATCAGGTTGTGAACACTTAGTGTTTTACAGTAATGCCTCTGTGCAGAAACCACCAAAATATGAACAACTTGAAGATAATATTAATGCAAAACTATCCTCAATGTTGCAGTACATTTTGTGTGTATCTCGCTTTGCCCATTACATCAAAGTGTTAGGCCGTGAAAAAATTGGTTCACTTCATTCTGCTGAAGCTTGCCAGCGCGAACTGCAATTGTGGCTGCACAAATATACCACCGCTTCAGACGTATCTTCAGATGATGTAAGAAGTAAATATCCGCTGCGAAGTGCCCAAGTTCAAGTAAAAGAAATGCGCGGTAAGCCTGGCCACTTCTATTCGATTATTCAGTTACAACCTCATTTTCAGTTAGATCAAATGGTGTCCAGCATAAAATTGGTCACTGAGCTGACATCAAGAAATTAACACAAAGGTATCAAATGAAAAAGATTCAAGAAATGCTGCAAAATGGCCAGCTACAAGAAGCCATTCAGTTAGTTGAGACACAGCTAAAAGACGACCCAATGAACATTGATTTAAAAGGTCAACATATTGAGTTGTTGTGTATTAATGGTGAGCTTGAACGGGCTGACAAACAGTTAAACTTTTTAGTGCAAAAACACCCTGATTTTTTAATCGGTGCAGCTAACTTACGTCAGTTGATCCGAGCAGAACAAGCCAGAATCGATTTTATGGCAGGCAAAGCTGTACCTCAGCTTTTTGCTGAATCTGATGCCTATGTTGCAGCATTAATGAAGTTACGTTTAGCGATGGTCGACTCCCAAGATGATGTGACTCAATGCGCCAATAGTCTTGAAGATTTACGTCCGCAAGTCAGCCTGCTTATAAACGATAAAACCAATCAAGAAATAAGAGATCTTGATGATACCTTAGGCGGTTTTATTGAGATTTTCGGTACTGACGGTAATTTCTATTTAGCTCAGTTATCTGAAATCGATTACATCAACTTTAAGCCGGTGACTTCGCTACTGGAAATGGTTTGGCGTCGAGTTGATTTAGCGATTAAAGATGGACCGTGTGGTGAAGCGCATATACCGATGATATATGCAGGTAGCGAAACTGACGCTCAAAAATTGGGACGAGAAACTGATTGGCATGAAGTTGCTACTGATGTGATTGCTGGCAAAGGCTTAAAAATGTGGCTCGCTGATGATACAGCAGTCGTACTCAATCAAATTACTAAAATATCCACCCCAGTTTTGCAGTAGGCGATAGTGTTGAGTAAAAACCAGCAACCCATAATGGCATCCATTCTTGACCGGTTGATAGATGATTCGCCCGGTGAACAGGATGTCAAAGATAGCCATCGAGGCCTTAACTTACGTCAGTTAAGGTCTAATGTTCGTCGTGATTTAGAGAATCTTCTTAATGCTAAATTACAATGGCAAACTTGGCCGGAACATTTAACTGAACTTGACAATTCATTGATGAATTATGGTTTGCGTGATTTTTCATCCATGCCAGTTGCGAGTTTAGACGGTCGACAGATCCTCTGTAAACAGGTCGCCGATACTATAAAACGATTTGAACCCCGTTTTATCGAAGTGATGGTTGAGACGGTCGATAATGAACAGCCTCTGGATCGTGTTTTAAGATTAAAAATCAATGCACTGCTTTATGCTGAACCTGAGCCTGAATATATTACATTTGACTCAGAGGTTGAGCCGGTCCATTTAGCGATGATAGTGAATGAGGGAATTGTGTGAATCAGGAATTATTGGAGTATTACAATCGTGAATTGGCTTTCATTCGTCATATGGGGGCCGAATTTGCTGAGCAATATCCTAAGGTTGCAGGTCGTTTACGATTAAGTGATGAGCATGTTGAAGATCCTCATGTATCACGCTTAATTGAAGCATTTTCTCTGCTCACCGCACAAATTAGACAGAAACTTGATGATAGCTTTCCTGAACTCACTGAAGCGCTATTAGGTCAATTGTACCCTGATTATCAAGCGCCTATTCCGTCAATGACGGTGATTAAGGTGACGACTGAAAACTTATCGACCACAGGGGTATTGTTACCCAGGCTAACGCAAGTCGATACTCAAGTTGAGGGGATGAAATCCTGTCATTTCCAAACGTCATACGACATGAAGTTATGGCCTATTGAAGTTCAACAGGCTCAGTTTCAAAATGCACCGTTTAATGCGCCTGAACCTCAGTGGCCAGAACGGGCAAAGGCAATAATCAAGCTTGATATCGCGTGTGAGTTTGACGAAATTAGTATGCCAAGCCTTGGTGTAGATAAATTACGATTTTTCTTAAATGGCCAAGACCATCAAACTTTTCAACTTTATCAATTACTGTTTGAGCATAGTCTGGGTTTTGCTTTAGTTAACGAGCAGCAAACTGTGTGCAAATTTTTAACTAAGCGGCACTTAAAGGCCGTTGGATTTGAAGATGAGCAACAAGTTATTCCTTATAGCCAACGGACCAGTTCTGGTTACCGGTTATTGCTGGAGAATTTTATTTTCCCTGAAAAATTCTTATTTTTTGACATAGATGATTTAGAGGGAAGTTGGCAAGGAATAGACAGTAAGTTCTCACTGTATATTTATTTAAAGGAAGGCTCTCAAGATTTAGAGAAGCAAGTGAGTGCAAATCATTTTCTACTCGGTTGCACTCCAGTAATCAACTTATTTGAGCAAAAATTAGAACCAGTAAGTATCGATGCTTCGCAATACGAATATAAATTAGCTGCTCGTTATTCTGACTCTGAAGTGACTGAGATCATCAATATCCAAGAGGTTATTGCTTATGATCCGAAAGACAATAAAGTTGAAGTCACACCATTTTATGGCGAATCACATCCTCAGTATCTTGGTCACAATAATTTATTTTGGCATGTTAGAAGAGAGTCGGCGAGTTGGTCAGGTGGCTATGCTGAACTAGGAACTGAATCATTTTTATCTTTAGTTGATCATAATTTTAAAGGCTTTAAGTCGGAAGATGATTATGGCGCTTGGATATTAAGTATTACCGCTCAGTGCAGTAATCGAAATTTACCGGCCCATCTTCCGTTTGGCAACAATGAACCGAAAATGTTTGTCCCTGAACGCGCCGATATCATCAAGCATGTAAAATGTTTGCTTGCGCCAACATTACCCGTTCGCGCATCCCTTAGTGACGCTTCTCGATGGCAGTTAGTGACTCATCTATCAATTGACAGTTTTAGTGGAAAAGATGCACTTCATAATTTAAAAGAAACCCTTAAATTATACGATTTTAAGTGTTCACCAGAAAATAAAAATTTAATCGAGAATATTCACTTTGTTGAAGTCACTCCTGATACTGCACGAGTCAACCAACATGGTCGGATTAGCTTTTGCAGTGGCAGCCATATTGAAATAACCTTTATTAAAGATCATTACTCTGGCAGCGGAGTGTTCTTTTTTTGCACAATATTAGATCACTTCTTTGCACAATTTGCTGCAATCAATAGTTTTACCCGTTTAAGTATGCGCTTTAAAGACCATAATTCAGTCGCTTATACCTGGCCTGCACGTTCAGGACAAAGGCCGTTGTTATGACCCCAAATGCGATGCATCATCAGTTGCAGGCCATAATTGAAGCGCCCTCTGAGCATGATTTCTATCAAGCTGTTTATCAGTTTCAACAGCAGTTATCTCAAGGTCGCGAGCAAGGCTTTAAAGTTGGGTACGATACGATTCCAAGCAAAGAGCTGTTGCGGTTTAAATCTGATCAGCACCTTGGTTTTCCGGGGCAAGCCATCAGTAAAGTAGAGGCTAAACATACCAGTCAAAAGGCTAAGGTTGCCGCTGATATGCATATATCATTTATGGGGTTGACTGGGCCAAGCGGGGTATTACCTTCGCACTACACTGAGTTAGTCTTAGAGCGTTTACGTCATAAAGATAGCGGTATGCGTGATTTTTATGATTTATTTAATCATCGAATTATTTCACTATTTTATCGGTCATGGGAAAAGTATCGCTTCTCAGCTAATTATCAATCTCATGAAGATGGTGCTACGGATAGTTTTACTCATGTTTTGAGTTTACTCAGTGGTAATAAATCATTAAACCGTTATTACGCTGGTTTTTATCATAATAAAACTCCTACGGCAGAGTCATTACGAAGCATGTTGAATGACTTTACTGGCTGTAATGTCCAAGTTTGTTGTTTTCAAGGTCGTTGGCAATCTCTGGCTAAGACAGAGCAAACCCGATTGGCTAGTCGAAGCATGCTAGAAGGCCAATATGCGCGTTTAGGTGTCGATGCCAGTATTGGCAGCCGAGTATGGGATATCAACTCCAGTATCAGTATTCATATTAAGCCTAAAGAAGGTGCGTTGGTTAATGCATTTATGCCAGGGACAGCAAATTGTAAATCACTTAAAAAACTGGTCTCAAGCTATTTAGGTCAGTCAGTCAAATATAAGATTTTTCTAGAAATAAAACAAAAAGATGCACCGAAAGCACAATTATCCAAGTCTGCAATTGGCTTGGGGCTTGGTTGTGGTTTGATCAGCCGTGCAGAGTATGGTGAGCAAATAAAAAGCTTAATGATTTAATTAATAAAGGACTATGAATATGTCAGCGATGACTTTGAGTAAATTGGTTGGAAAACTTAATCCAGTATGTCGACAATCTTTAGAAACTGCTGCCAGTGTATGCCATAGCCGCAGTCAATTTAGTGTTGAAATTGAGCACTGGTTACTAGCATTATTAGAAAATGGTTCTGGTGATTTAGATATCATCATGGCCAGTTTTTCAGTGCAAAAAGATCAGTTGATCAACGACATTCGTCAGGGATTAGAAAAATTTAAAACGGGTAATAGTGCGGCTCCGAGTCTATCGCCACACATTGTCAGTTTATTACGTCAAACCTGGTTAAATACCAGCATTGAATTTAATGATAATGAGACCAGAACGGCCTATCTTATTTTTACGTTATTGACGGATGATTCGTTAAACTCCTTAGTATCACGCTCTGCTAAACAGTTACTCAAAATCGACCCTGCGCAGCTAAAACATGCTTGGCCACAACTTGCGCGTCAATCTACAGAGCATAAAGTGTCGAGTACCGATATTGAAGAAACTCAGGCAATGCAATCTGCGCCAAGCAAAACACCAAATCTAGATCAATTTACGCAAAACTTAACCGAACAAGCTGAATTAGGCAAGATTGATCCTATCCTTGGTCGTGATAATGAAATAAGGCAAATGATCGATATTTTAACTCGCCGTCGTCAAAATAATCCTATTTTAACCGGTGAGGCCGGCGTCGGTAAAACAGCCGTAGTGGAAGGTTTAGCACTTAAAATTGTTCAAAAAGAAGTGCCAACTGCATTGCAGAATGTCCGTATTCATGTGCTGGACTTGGCTTTATTGCAAGCTGGAGCTGGTGTAAAAGGTGAGTTTGAAAATCGTTTAAAAGCGCTTATTAACGAAGTTAAACAATCGGTTAAACCAATAATTTTATTTATTGATGAAGCACACACTATGATCGGTAGTGGTGGACAAGCAGGACAAAATGATGCCGCTAATTT
The Shewanella vesiculosa DNA segment above includes these coding regions:
- a CDS encoding type VI secretion system accessory protein TagJ, producing the protein MKKIQEMLQNGQLQEAIQLVETQLKDDPMNIDLKGQHIELLCINGELERADKQLNFLVQKHPDFLIGAANLRQLIRAEQARIDFMAGKAVPQLFAESDAYVAALMKLRLAMVDSQDDVTQCANSLEDLRPQVSLLINDKTNQEIRDLDDTLGGFIEIFGTDGNFYLAQLSEIDYINFKPVTSLLEMVWRRVDLAIKDGPCGEAHIPMIYAGSETDAQKLGRETDWHEVATDVIAGKGLKMWLADDTAVVLNQITKISTPVLQ
- the tssE gene encoding type VI secretion system baseplate subunit TssE → MSKNQQPIMASILDRLIDDSPGEQDVKDSHRGLNLRQLRSNVRRDLENLLNAKLQWQTWPEHLTELDNSLMNYGLRDFSSMPVASLDGRQILCKQVADTIKRFEPRFIEVMVETVDNEQPLDRVLRLKINALLYAEPEPEYITFDSEVEPVHLAMIVNEGIV
- the tssF gene encoding type VI secretion system baseplate subunit TssF; translated protein: MNQELLEYYNRELAFIRHMGAEFAEQYPKVAGRLRLSDEHVEDPHVSRLIEAFSLLTAQIRQKLDDSFPELTEALLGQLYPDYQAPIPSMTVIKVTTENLSTTGVLLPRLTQVDTQVEGMKSCHFQTSYDMKLWPIEVQQAQFQNAPFNAPEPQWPERAKAIIKLDIACEFDEISMPSLGVDKLRFFLNGQDHQTFQLYQLLFEHSLGFALVNEQQTVCKFLTKRHLKAVGFEDEQQVIPYSQRTSSGYRLLLENFIFPEKFLFFDIDDLEGSWQGIDSKFSLYIYLKEGSQDLEKQVSANHFLLGCTPVINLFEQKLEPVSIDASQYEYKLAARYSDSEVTEIINIQEVIAYDPKDNKVEVTPFYGESHPQYLGHNNLFWHVRRESASWSGGYAELGTESFLSLVDHNFKGFKSEDDYGAWILSITAQCSNRNLPAHLPFGNNEPKMFVPERADIIKHVKCLLAPTLPVRASLSDASRWQLVTHLSIDSFSGKDALHNLKETLKLYDFKCSPENKNLIENIHFVEVTPDTARVNQHGRISFCSGSHIEITFIKDHYSGSGVFFFCTILDHFFAQFAAINSFTRLSMRFKDHNSVAYTWPARSGQRPLL
- the tssG gene encoding type VI secretion system baseplate subunit TssG yields the protein MTPNAMHHQLQAIIEAPSEHDFYQAVYQFQQQLSQGREQGFKVGYDTIPSKELLRFKSDQHLGFPGQAISKVEAKHTSQKAKVAADMHISFMGLTGPSGVLPSHYTELVLERLRHKDSGMRDFYDLFNHRIISLFYRSWEKYRFSANYQSHEDGATDSFTHVLSLLSGNKSLNRYYAGFYHNKTPTAESLRSMLNDFTGCNVQVCCFQGRWQSLAKTEQTRLASRSMLEGQYARLGVDASIGSRVWDINSSISIHIKPKEGALVNAFMPGTANCKSLKKLVSSYLGQSVKYKIFLEIKQKDAPKAQLSKSAIGLGLGCGLISRAEYGEQIKSLMI